From a single Strix uralensis isolate ZFMK-TIS-50842 chromosome 27, bStrUra1, whole genome shotgun sequence genomic region:
- the LOC141935271 gene encoding activated RNA polymerase II transcriptional coactivator p15-like: MPKAKELVGTSSSESGPEKEEEGKKRKKEMSSKSEKRLKTEAKPSKVTEEPLGQGSEEEGMFQIGKMRYVRVSCFKGKVLVDIREFYADKEGSMKPGRKGIALSAEQWNQLKEIVPEIDAAVKKF, translated from the exons ATGCCCAAGGCCAAGGAGTTGGTGGGGACGAGCAGCTCGGAGAGCGGCCcggagaaggaggaagaggggaag aaaagaaagaaagaaatgtcttcCAAGTCagagaaaaggctgaaaacagAGGCCAAACCTTCAAAGGTGACAGAAGAACCTCTGGGACAAGGCAGTGAAGAGGAGGGCATGTTCCAG ATTGGGAAGATGCGTTATGTCAGAGTGTCCTGCTTCAAGGGGAAGGTCCTCGTGGACATCAGGGAGTTCTACGCTGACAAGGAGGGCAGCATGAAACCGGGGAGGAAAG GGATTGCCTTGTCGGCAGAACAGTGGAACCAGCTGAAGGAGATTGTTCCTGAGATCGATGCTGCAGTCAAGAAATTTTAA